A region of Culicoides brevitarsis isolate CSIRO-B50_1 chromosome 1, AGI_CSIRO_Cbre_v1, whole genome shotgun sequence DNA encodes the following proteins:
- the LOC134830266 gene encoding nuclear cap-binding protein subunit 2 — translation MSNDSVELSSYRDQHFKGSRSEQDRLLHQSSTLYVGNLAFYTTEEQIHELFSRCGDVRRIVMGLDKFRKTPCGFCFVEYYVREDAEAAMRYINGTRLDDRIVRVDWDAGFVEGRQYGRGKSGGQVRDEYRTDYDGGRGGYGKIVQMKIAPNTNDSRG, via the exons ATGTCGAACGATTCAGTTGAATTAAGTTCCTATCGCGATCAACACTTCAAA GGTTCTCGCAGCGAACAGGATCGTTTGCTGCACCAATCGAGCACCTTGTATGTCGGAAACTTGGCTTTTTACACGACGGAAGAACAAATTCACGAGTTATTCTCGCGTTGCGGCGATGTGCGACGTATCGTGATGGGTCTCGACAAATTCCGGAAGACCCCGTGTGGCTTTTGCTTCGTCGAATATTACGTGCGCGAAGATGCAGAAGCAGCGATGCGTTATATCAACGGAACTCGCCTGGATGATCGCATCGTGAGAGTCGATTGGGATGCCGGCTTCGTGGAGGGACGACAATATGGCAGAGGAAAGTCGGGCGGGCAAGTGCGTGACGAGTATCGAACAGATTACGATGGAGGACGCGGCGGATACGGCAAAATTGTACAAATGAAAATCGCACCAAACACGAACGACAGTCGGGGATGA